In Woeseia oceani, one DNA window encodes the following:
- a CDS encoding N-acyl-D-amino-acid deacylase family protein, whose amino-acid sequence MAINAMLKSAVSNTFRRLPTALLCIGMALPGAALAEDFDILIKGGVVVDGSGAPRFDADVAIRGDRIVFVGEVPADATADKVIDATGRIIAPGFIDPHSHAAPGIETAELAAAEPILYQGITTVMINPDGGGPADLKPQIDNINRIKPGVNVVPTIGHNGVRRAVMQTDDRSPTDAEQAEMERLVRAAMEAGAFGLSTGPFYVPGKYSTTEELVGLARVAAEFPNSFHISHIRDESSYDVGVIGAIEEVIRITRETGLPGVVTHMKMLGPQVWGKSKDAIRIINAARAEGLEIWADQYPYSASGTGLQAALVPGWAQAGGEAAMIERLEDAEQLKEIRPEMAQNLERRAGPNAVMIRDYPPAPEYVGKRLDDISSLREEEPLDTAIEMLKNGGAPIISFNMYERDLEAIMRQPWTMTSSDGSLVTPGKSLNHPRAYGAFPRKIKRYVLDSGILTLEQAIHSSSGLTASVFSIEDRGLIRTGHFADILVINLDTVSDRATYQDPEVLSEGMDYVIVNGKTAIDAGKLVPSRSGRVLLRDH is encoded by the coding sequence ATGGCTATAAATGCAATGTTGAAATCCGCTGTTAGTAACACATTCCGGCGCTTGCCGACCGCTCTGTTGTGTATTGGCATGGCGCTCCCTGGTGCGGCGTTGGCGGAGGATTTTGACATTCTTATCAAAGGTGGTGTCGTCGTGGATGGTTCCGGCGCACCGCGTTTTGATGCAGATGTAGCCATCCGCGGTGATCGCATAGTTTTTGTTGGCGAAGTACCGGCGGATGCGACAGCCGACAAAGTCATCGACGCGACGGGAAGAATCATCGCTCCCGGGTTTATCGACCCGCATTCCCACGCCGCGCCGGGCATCGAAACGGCAGAGCTTGCCGCTGCCGAGCCGATTTTGTACCAGGGAATAACCACCGTCATGATCAACCCCGACGGCGGTGGCCCGGCGGACCTCAAGCCGCAAATCGATAACATCAATCGCATCAAGCCGGGCGTCAACGTGGTGCCGACGATCGGGCACAACGGCGTACGTCGTGCGGTCATGCAGACGGACGACCGTTCACCGACCGATGCAGAACAAGCTGAAATGGAGCGTCTGGTCAGGGCCGCCATGGAAGCGGGTGCTTTTGGTTTGTCGACCGGGCCGTTCTACGTGCCAGGCAAATACTCGACAACGGAAGAGTTGGTTGGATTGGCACGGGTTGCAGCGGAATTTCCGAACTCGTTTCATATCAGCCATATTCGGGACGAATCAAGTTATGACGTTGGTGTCATCGGGGCCATCGAGGAAGTCATACGCATTACGCGGGAGACTGGCCTGCCTGGCGTTGTTACCCACATGAAAATGCTCGGACCGCAGGTCTGGGGGAAATCCAAAGACGCGATTCGTATCATCAATGCAGCGCGCGCCGAAGGACTCGAAATTTGGGCCGACCAGTACCCTTACTCGGCATCCGGCACCGGTTTGCAGGCTGCGCTGGTTCCGGGTTGGGCGCAGGCAGGTGGCGAAGCGGCCATGATCGAGCGCCTGGAAGATGCCGAGCAGCTCAAAGAAATCCGGCCTGAGATGGCGCAGAACCTTGAGCGTCGTGCGGGGCCGAACGCTGTCATGATCCGAGATTACCCGCCGGCACCCGAGTACGTTGGCAAACGACTGGACGACATTTCCAGCTTGCGCGAAGAAGAACCGCTGGATACCGCCATTGAAATGTTAAAGAACGGCGGGGCGCCGATTATCTCCTTCAATATGTACGAGCGGGATCTCGAAGCGATCATGCGTCAACCCTGGACGATGACCAGTTCTGACGGTTCGCTGGTTACGCCAGGAAAAAGCCTGAATCATCCGCGAGCCTATGGTGCATTCCCGCGCAAGATCAAACGCTACGTGCTGGACAGCGGCATTCTGACACTCGAACAGGCCATTCATTCGTCATCTGGTTTGACGGCCAGCGTTTTCTCGATCGAAGACCGCGGGCTTATCCGTACGGGCCATTTTGCCGATATTCTGGTGATCAATCTGGATACTGTTAGCGATCGTGCCACGTACCAGGATCCCGAAGTCTTGTCCGAGGGTATGGATTACGTGATCGTGAACGGCAAAACGGCAATCGATGCCGGCAAGCTGGTACCGAGCCGGTCGGGGCGAGTGCTGTTGCGGGACCACTAG
- a CDS encoding Na+/H+ antiporter NhaC family protein, giving the protein MAGGNSSQSGLETEPAASQSLRARLARAGSSPPFLFILAALLVSVWISSSVNPTWVEQKTTYNVEVADDGSLTYRYKGQSTRIDDVVPYEQSPLRQSELDKLTEAPGLERQWVSETLASGGDTAVRYSLLEARFHFGVWSLLPALAAIVLCLITKEALLSLFIGTVIGAFMLGRFDITDAVLIPSLASTSAASVLLLYLWLVGGLLGIWSRTGAAQAFAEFMTRHFVKGPRTAKFVCWMMGVLFFQGGTISVVLVGTIVKPVADKERISHEELAYIVDSTASPIASLIAFNAWPAYVQALIFVPGVSFLATENDRIRFFFDSIPFSFYSLFAVLGTLLLSFGVMHVAGPGLRRARERARSTGELDAPGALPLSAKEIQIPDIPEGYRPGLSEFFLPLILLISIAVGTFVYTGTPRVNWGFGAALMSAICLALFNGMSLRNVIEGLGSGLKGVVLASVILLMAVTIGGISQEVGAGIYLVELLGDQISYWMLPVALQLITMVIAFSAGTSWGTYAIAFPLAMPLAWAVAINSGVSDPALFMSICFATVLNGSVYGDQCSPISDTTVLSAMTTGCDLMDHVTTQIVPASIAAGLAAILWTVLTIALV; this is encoded by the coding sequence GTGGCGGGCGGCAATAGCTCTCAATCGGGCCTGGAGACTGAGCCAGCGGCGTCGCAATCGTTACGCGCGAGATTGGCCAGGGCTGGCAGCAGTCCGCCGTTTTTGTTCATACTCGCGGCTCTGCTGGTCTCCGTCTGGATATCGTCAAGCGTCAATCCGACCTGGGTTGAGCAGAAAACTACCTACAATGTAGAAGTCGCTGACGACGGCAGCCTGACCTACCGTTACAAAGGTCAAAGCACGCGCATTGATGACGTGGTGCCGTACGAGCAGTCGCCTTTGCGTCAGTCTGAGTTGGACAAGTTAACAGAGGCGCCGGGACTTGAACGCCAATGGGTGTCGGAGACGCTCGCCTCCGGCGGTGACACGGCGGTGCGTTACTCGCTGCTAGAAGCGCGGTTTCATTTCGGCGTCTGGTCATTGCTACCAGCACTGGCCGCTATTGTTTTGTGTCTGATAACCAAAGAAGCGCTCCTGTCCCTGTTTATCGGCACGGTTATCGGTGCCTTCATGCTGGGGCGGTTCGATATTACGGACGCGGTGCTTATACCGAGCCTTGCCAGTACCAGCGCGGCGTCGGTGTTGCTGTTGTACTTGTGGCTGGTTGGCGGCTTACTGGGCATTTGGTCGCGGACAGGTGCCGCTCAGGCGTTCGCGGAGTTCATGACACGGCATTTCGTCAAAGGTCCGCGAACCGCCAAGTTCGTGTGCTGGATGATGGGTGTACTGTTTTTTCAGGGGGGAACGATCAGCGTTGTGCTGGTTGGGACGATCGTCAAACCGGTGGCTGACAAAGAGCGCATTAGCCATGAGGAGCTTGCCTATATTGTTGACTCCACTGCATCGCCCATCGCTTCGCTGATTGCGTTCAATGCCTGGCCAGCCTACGTGCAGGCATTGATATTTGTACCCGGCGTCAGCTTTCTGGCGACAGAAAATGATCGTATCCGGTTTTTCTTTGACAGTATTCCGTTCAGCTTCTACAGCCTGTTTGCCGTGCTCGGCACCTTGTTGCTGTCGTTCGGCGTGATGCACGTGGCGGGGCCGGGTTTGCGCCGTGCGCGCGAACGCGCGCGCTCAACCGGTGAGCTGGATGCGCCGGGCGCATTGCCACTCAGTGCGAAGGAAATACAGATACCCGACATACCGGAAGGCTATCGGCCAGGCTTGTCCGAGTTCTTCTTGCCATTGATCCTGCTGATCAGTATCGCTGTCGGTACCTTCGTATACACCGGTACACCTCGCGTGAACTGGGGTTTCGGTGCGGCATTGATGTCGGCTATTTGCCTTGCGTTGTTTAACGGCATGAGCCTGCGCAACGTAATCGAAGGACTAGGCTCAGGTCTCAAAGGCGTGGTGCTTGCCTCGGTCATTCTGCTGATGGCAGTGACAATTGGTGGTATCAGCCAGGAGGTAGGCGCGGGCATCTACCTGGTTGAATTGCTCGGCGACCAGATTTCCTACTGGATGCTGCCAGTGGCGCTGCAACTGATCACGATGGTTATCGCCTTTTCAGCCGGTACCAGCTGGGGTACCTACGCGATCGCATTTCCACTGGCCATGCCGCTGGCCTGGGCTGTTGCGATAAACAGTGGTGTTAGTGATCCCGCCTTGTTCATGTCGATATGTTTTGCGACTGTATTGAATGGCAGCGTGTACGGCGATCAATGTTCACCTATTTCAGATACGACAGTGCTCAGTGCAATGACAACAGGTTGTGATCTCATGGACCACGTCACGACGCAGATCGTGCCTGCGAGTATTGCGGCGGGATTGGCGGCGATACTGTGGACTG
- a CDS encoding TonB-dependent receptor domain-containing protein has protein sequence MNMPSKSVSRNLIERQKLNPTQQRNRSEVWPLLVILSVATAPSAQAQTAAASGSTEPAAIEEVVVTGSRIVRDGYETPTALTIISEDEIQATAPTNVADFVNQIPSVVGSSTPANSNTSASSGRAGLNVLNLRSFGASRTLVLLDGKRSAGSALDGAVDINTFPQGLVKGVEIVTGGASAAYGSDAVSGVVNFILDDDLTGIRGSIVAGETTYGDDRRWKFNLAGGKEFAGGRGHAVFDVEITDREGIYGVPREWNNDGWYIMNNPAYVAGNGEPERLLMNNIGLSNAAPGGIITNTDLRGIYFGQNGTVNQFAYGETRDPWMIGGDWEMVQVNDRQSLHADEERRGFFGKVRYELTDNVEAFAQASWNQHASLGYIGIQFNQANIPIESDNAFIPESVRTQLNDLGITQFRLGSSNAGLPVRKSDNQRESTRLLVGLEGNFEAFGRPVTWDAYMQHGETNTDEMLRDITNNARLAAAQDAVFHPVTNEIVCRSSIADPGNGCIPLNRLGLGVADPAAVAAVIGNPLRNQTFTQKVAAANFRFDVFDTWTAPVSVATGIEYREEEASGSVAEEFQSGWFVGNFKPTFGKYDVTEAYVETVVPVLEGLDVNGAVRATDYSTSGNVTTWKLGVTYSPIDDLRFRATRSRDIRAPNLQELFEGGGSRTNTLIDPFNANTSIQFTEIRTGNIALTPEEADTWGIGAVFQPTFLPGFGLSVDYYEITLEGAIGSVDAQTIVNRCFEGLQQYCAAISRDNSTGVNLISQISVSPFNFAVREARGIDYEASYRISLADFAGGLDGDLTLRALATNYLENYENNGIDTPTDSAGQNNEGGPPDWLYRLVATYQDGPVTLNLIGRGISDGVYDNSFVECTSGCPESTIDNRTINSNHIDGAFYIDFSMAYAFEMAGSESEAFLSITNLGNRDPAIVANGPGGSAYGNISTNQTLYDILGRNFNLGLRFRF, from the coding sequence ATGAATATGCCAAGCAAATCCGTTTCAAGAAATCTGATCGAGCGTCAGAAACTTAACCCCACTCAGCAGCGGAATCGATCGGAGGTTTGGCCCTTACTCGTAATTCTGTCTGTCGCGACTGCCCCGTCGGCGCAAGCACAGACTGCGGCTGCATCGGGAAGTACCGAGCCGGCCGCCATAGAAGAGGTTGTCGTCACGGGTTCGCGTATCGTACGCGACGGTTACGAAACACCGACTGCGCTGACGATTATCAGTGAAGACGAGATTCAGGCGACTGCACCGACCAACGTTGCTGACTTCGTCAACCAGATTCCTTCGGTAGTCGGCAGTAGTACTCCGGCCAACAGCAACACCTCGGCAAGTAGCGGGCGCGCAGGCCTGAACGTTCTCAATCTGCGTTCATTCGGCGCGTCGCGTACCCTGGTGTTGCTGGATGGCAAGCGCTCGGCCGGTTCTGCGCTTGATGGAGCGGTCGACATCAATACGTTCCCACAGGGCCTGGTCAAAGGTGTGGAGATCGTCACCGGCGGTGCTTCGGCGGCCTACGGTTCAGACGCCGTTTCGGGCGTCGTAAACTTCATTCTTGACGATGATCTTACGGGTATCAGGGGCTCAATCGTTGCTGGTGAGACCACCTACGGCGACGACCGTCGCTGGAAATTCAATCTTGCCGGCGGCAAAGAATTTGCCGGCGGCCGCGGACATGCTGTGTTTGACGTCGAAATCACCGATCGGGAAGGTATCTATGGGGTACCGCGTGAATGGAACAACGACGGTTGGTACATCATGAACAACCCGGCGTACGTTGCCGGCAATGGTGAACCGGAACGCCTGCTGATGAACAATATCGGTCTCAGCAATGCCGCGCCGGGCGGCATTATTACCAACACTGATCTGCGCGGTATCTATTTTGGCCAGAATGGAACGGTTAATCAGTTCGCGTATGGTGAAACCCGTGATCCCTGGATGATTGGTGGCGATTGGGAAATGGTGCAGGTAAACGATCGCCAGTCACTGCATGCCGATGAAGAGCGTCGCGGATTTTTCGGCAAGGTTAGGTACGAACTGACCGACAATGTTGAAGCATTCGCTCAGGCTTCCTGGAATCAGCATGCTTCACTGGGCTATATCGGCATTCAGTTCAATCAGGCCAACATTCCGATCGAGTCTGACAATGCGTTCATTCCGGAGTCCGTTCGAACCCAGTTGAATGACCTCGGCATTACGCAATTCAGGCTTGGCTCAAGTAACGCCGGTCTACCGGTGCGCAAGAGCGACAACCAGCGGGAATCGACCCGTTTGCTGGTCGGTCTGGAAGGCAATTTTGAAGCATTTGGACGGCCAGTCACCTGGGACGCCTATATGCAGCACGGCGAAACCAACACCGATGAAATGTTGCGAGACATCACCAACAACGCGCGGCTTGCGGCAGCACAGGATGCGGTTTTTCATCCAGTGACAAACGAGATTGTTTGCCGGTCATCCATAGCTGATCCCGGCAATGGTTGTATTCCGCTGAACCGCCTCGGTCTTGGCGTTGCCGATCCCGCCGCAGTTGCTGCGGTAATCGGCAACCCGCTGCGTAATCAGACATTCACTCAGAAAGTGGCCGCCGCAAACTTCCGCTTTGACGTGTTCGACACATGGACAGCACCTGTTTCGGTTGCGACTGGTATTGAATACCGTGAAGAAGAAGCTTCCGGTTCCGTTGCTGAAGAATTTCAGTCCGGCTGGTTCGTCGGTAACTTCAAACCGACGTTCGGCAAATACGACGTTACAGAAGCTTATGTTGAAACCGTAGTGCCGGTTCTCGAAGGGCTCGACGTCAACGGTGCGGTTCGCGCGACGGACTACAGTACGTCAGGCAACGTTACGACCTGGAAGCTTGGCGTGACTTACTCGCCGATCGATGACCTGCGGTTCCGCGCTACACGCTCACGCGACATTCGTGCGCCGAACCTGCAAGAACTGTTTGAAGGCGGCGGAAGCCGCACCAATACGCTGATCGATCCGTTCAATGCCAATACCAGCATTCAGTTTACTGAGATTCGTACCGGCAACATTGCGTTGACTCCGGAAGAAGCCGACACTTGGGGTATTGGTGCGGTATTCCAACCTACCTTCCTGCCAGGCTTTGGTTTGTCGGTTGACTACTACGAAATCACGCTTGAGGGGGCTATCGGTTCGGTCGACGCGCAAACCATCGTCAATCGTTGCTTCGAAGGGCTGCAACAGTATTGCGCAGCCATCAGCCGTGACAATTCGACCGGCGTCAATCTTATTTCGCAGATCAGTGTCAGTCCGTTCAACTTCGCGGTACGCGAAGCTCGCGGTATCGACTATGAAGCTTCGTACAGAATTTCGCTGGCTGATTTCGCGGGCGGACTGGACGGCGATCTGACGTTACGCGCTCTCGCGACCAACTACCTCGAGAACTATGAGAACAACGGCATCGATACGCCAACCGACTCTGCTGGCCAGAATAATGAGGGCGGTCCGCCGGATTGGTTGTACCGCCTGGTTGCGACTTATCAGGACGGACCGGTTACGCTGAATCTCATCGGTCGTGGTATCAGTGACGGTGTATACGACAACTCGTTTGTAGAGTGCACCTCAGGTTGTCCGGAATCGACAATTGACAACCGGACAATCAACTCAAACCACATTGACGGTGCGTTCTATATCGATTTTTCAATGGCCTATGCCTTTGAGATGGCAGGAAGCGAATCGGAAGCATTCTTGTCAATCACCAACCTTGGCAATCGGGACCCGGCGATTGTTGCCAACGGTCCTGGCGGCAGTGCGTACGGCAATATCTCAACAAACCAGACGCTGTACGATATTCTCGGTCGTAACTTCAATCTTGGCCTGCGTTTCCGCTTCTGA